The window TTGTTCCTGTTATACGCagattgtgatttatttctgtgggattcaggttttattaaaatgctgtaGAATCCGATTGAAATACCATGgaaattttaaaacagaaatgggttgagaattttttttttataacatacaAATATGTGGTTTATAttcaccaaggttgcatttattttataaaagataAAGTAACGTTGTATCTATAAactatttttcaaatgtaatatatttccgtttttctgtttcagtgtGATCCTGCAGAAATTACTCTAAAATGCTGGTCTGTTGCTGCCACtaaacatttttgcttattataaatgttgaaaacacttgtgctgcttccttttttttgtggaaaccatgatacctGTTTTCAGGATTCTTAAAATGCGTAAAATGTTTTTCCTGTCACCGTTGATCAGTTTAACACATCTAaccttctttttaaaacatttttgaccttaagacttctaaaaagtaGTGTACCACATGTacaattaattagatttttaaaattaattatattttattattataattatataatacaacTGTTTAGTATGTTAAAGCTCTCTCTGTGTATATTTgtcactaatatatataaatgcaaacacacatgTATAGATTTAGGAATATATTTtaggcttatatatatatatatatatatatatatatatatatatatatatatatatatatatatataaaatatacaaaaaaaaaaatatatatatatatacacatatacatatatttatttattttatttatttatttatttatttattttttgtattttgtgcacATTCTGTAACTGTAATTCAAACCAGTACCATGCCAGCAATGCTTAACTCTACTGCCTATGTGCTAAGCAAAGAGAATGGAAGTACAATCAACAACTGTGTACTGTCCGCTGCAAGTGCACCAGGAAAAGATCAAGGAGGTTTAAAGGTGAAGGTTCATATTAGACAAAGAGATTTCTCATCAGTGATGTCAGGCTTGATTAGCGTCCAGCTACAGGTGCCATACGGGAGCCCTGCTTTCACACGACAGGCAGAAACCCACCACAAAAAACCCAAGCGTGACTGAAAGAAGAAGTGAAAAAATTCTGCTGAAGGAGATAATCAGTGTCTGTGAGAAAGGCTGCTAATCCGGTGGTGGCAGACACGCAAGTCAAATGGAActaaaaaagaacaaagcagTCAACTAATCAGCTACACATCTGTAAAGTGACCGGCTGAAATCACGCTTGTCCTGATGggagaacaaaacaaatacacgCTTGGTAAAACGTAAAACATATGCACGATCTAAAATGAAGCCAAATAGCATTCTGCACTGTTTCCGAGGTCCAGAGGTGCAATATAATCCAGACAGGTCTCAGACGGTCCAGCCATAGAGAGAACTTTCTTTCTAGCGCCCTCTAGTGATCACATAAATAAACTCTGACCTGTTAAGGAATGTTCAGGGTTCTGCATCTGTGAAACACAGAAAGTCTCATCTCTAAGAACTCATATGTGCAGCAAAGCAACAACATTTAGGAGGGTTTAGGCTGAGGAGGTCTTTAAAGCCAATAGCGTTTGCATAAAAATTTAAGGAAGTGACTCGGCTGGCGAACCCGTGTGATGCGAGTTATTTTTCGATACGAGCTTCATGTATGCCTGTCCTTTGACTCTGTTGCCGCATTACTGTAAAGATCATTTTGCTTGTCTGCGCAGACCTAgatcattttctgttttaataaataaaacagatgctGCGAGGAACCCTGGCTTGTATTTTACCCTGGAAGATTTCTTTAAACGTATCAGCGCAAGAAATGCGCACACCTGCTCATTCAATTACATGATCATGTGAACATGAGCAACAGGTCCGCAGggaaaaatgtttctgttttagattaaaaaaaggaatgaaaatgACCAGCGTACAAATTTGAATGTGTGAGCTGAAGTGAAAAAATACTGAATTGCAGAAGTAGAATTTCAATGACAGATGCACTTAAATGCCACATTAACCTAAATGTAGTGCACGATATTTGTGATATTTCCAAATTGTACACTAATGTTTTCTCGtacgctcaccaaggctgcatttattagacaaaaaatacagtaaaagctgtattttaaatttgtaatattgtaattcCTAACTGTAATAcaacattactccagtctttgatcctgcagaaatcattctgatatgttgatttggtgccGAAAAGTTTTTACCGTCACTTCTGAGCAATACATTTATGATTCAGCATGCTCGTGAGGATCTAAACCTCATCCTGTGACTTATCAGTATGCCAGAGCATGGCTGAATATGTTGTTTGTTGGCTCACTTCACTTTTCATGGCTCATTCCTCATCTCAGTCATATGCCACTACGCATATACTTAAACCGGCGCTCCTCCAGCGTCTGAGACAGACGTTTGTGTCTATAGGACGGCGTCTGagtctcacacacgcacacacacactcaaaacaaaCACTTGCTCAATCAAGCAACTATTCCCAAACCTCCTTCACACAGACTACCGAATCTTATTCCCCTCCTCTGTCTTTCCTCTGACATCCCGCCCCCCCCTTTAACTGCATTGTGTTGCAAATACAAAACCCAAGCTGCCGACTGCCAACAAAGGTTGCCTTGGATACGCACTcggcgcacacacacgctctccgAAACACTCGCACAATGGAGCTAAAGGGGCCCCCAGGAATGAACGGAGCCTGGGAACGGGGATCGGGGAGAGCAGGCAGAAAGAAGGAGGGGGACTCTAATGAACGAGACTGACCTGTTGACACTCGTGGTGGACTCCCATCGACCAGCTACGTCTAGAAAGCTTCCTTTCATTAACTATTCCTGTGCCTTCTCATAAAGAACTCACAGACCACGGCTTTTTTAGGAGATGGTATATAATGTGACATACATTAGCGTTGCAAGGTTTGGCTTggcaagactttttttttaagaaatcaacaAAGACAcatcaaattgatcaaaagcggCAGCTgagacatttatatataatatttatgtcttTTTGAATTGCCCGTTGTATGTTGGATATTGCAATGAAATTCAGACAAATTGCAACGAATGCAAATGAAAGTAAACGTTCTTTCAAACTCCCCATATCTTGAAGGGATACTccaacctaaaatgaaaataattgtgttctgaagactaTGTttttttacgggtttggaacggcaCGGcgattaataaacattttctttttagggTGGAGCATCCCtttaaagaaacctgaaaacGCGCGGCAGGTCTCCCACAAAATTATTGATAACAGTAAGtcatgtttcttgagcatcaaatcaacatcattttctgaaggatcgtgtgacactgaagtaacgATGCCGAAAATACATCAATATAAATGCCTCGCttgccttggtgagcataaatgggaaaaacattactttcaaaacattttttactttttccgaTTTCCAACCCAAAAATGTTCCAGTCGGTCTGCATTCTAGACAACCTCTAACGGTGAATTCTCCCACTTCCACTTCCACTTCCGCTTGAAAATTACCCATAATAAACCTCTGCTTTAGTTGTCTTGGAATTATTTCAGGTTAAAGCTGGTATTGGTCGATCTGCACCGACGTTAAAAGTTAGATGTTCGACTTTGAGCTCCATTCCAGCGTTAAATTTCAAGGGGGAGAATTTTGCCGTACCAAATACAGAGGTCCGATCCGAAAAGTAAAATGAGAAATAAGAGTGGAAGCAGGGGAGGTTCAGGCTAAGGTTCAGGTTCCGATCACACGCTAAGAAAAACAGCCAGTAACGGGCCTAAACGTGTCAACATTTCAAgtattcttaaaaaaagttccctttcttcaaaaataaactattacagAAGCGAAACGGTTTCGCATCACAGCACAACACATACAGAGATCACGAACGCACTAGTAATGCAACCCTTTGTAACCACAGACATCTTATACATAGAATGTATTGCGTTCCAGTTTTCCAACGTCGTGTTCGCGTTTCAGccgtttaaataaaatgtgttccGAAAAGAGCAATAAATCCGAGCTAACTATCTCCGAGCGCACATCCCAGAGTGACGGTCTTTGTGTAAATATTCAAGGATTTGACATTTGCAGCGAGAGAGGTTGAAGTCAAGCTAGGACATTTAACAATGTCTGACTTGTTTCACACAGAGGTGCAAGCACAAGATTTCGTCTTCACAAGCATGTTGAAAAATAACACGTGGTTATATTATCCATTGTAAATAATGGAATGATGCATGAAGCACAGTTTAGAAGTAACTTTCTAACCAAGCGGTTTTTGTGTACTGCAACACGGCAAATTTGTAAGAGCAACTCGAGAATCTGCACTGGGATACCTCAAGCAAAACTCTACTTTAAGGAATCTGGAAATAATGGAATAAATGGACTTTGCGACCAACATGGTCCAACCTGGTTTAACCAACATGGTCAAAGGTAAATGTTGCTCAATTAAATTTTATGTACTATTATTTCAATATGAATTTTTGCGATTGGGAGTTAAGGATACATTTATTTGCCAACTTACTTGGTTCTCATACACCACCTTTcaaatgtttggttttttaaatgttctccttagctcaccaaagctgcatttatttggttaaaaatagaataaattatattgtattttaattgtaataattatattgttttgttcaAAACTATTGTTGGTGCCAATAGCCTAGTGGGCAGCGCGCCAGCATGTAACTCCGTTGCATTGCGGGTGTCTTTGAGTTCAGATCTTGGTTTAAGGAGCTTTCCTGATCCCACTTCACATCCTGTCAACTTCACACGATCCTATCCCAACAAAGGCAAACCGccaaaaataaatctcaaaagaatattactatttaaaatgccGGTTTTCCGATTTTAATACAtgttaaaagtataatttattcctgtaatgcaaagctaaattatctttatcagtgtcacatgatccttcagaaatcactctaatagaCTCATTTGCTTGCCCATGTAACATTTCTTCTTAATATcgtcaatgttgaaaacagtcgtgcttcttaatatgtttgtgaaaacattcattttgccattaattgttaACAAGGAATCTGACAGcagccagtgctccacacagagatgatcatcatccagtctgtctgaaatgacatgaagaaacaaaacaaacggagacagactaaatccagaagaactgtgacAACGTCTCCCAGATGCTTTAAGAAACCCGTGCAAACCGGTGCAAAATCTGCTTTAAACGCAAAGGAGGAAACACAGAATGCtgatataataatagtaatttaatttaatagaagTTAACTGATGAAGAAAAGCAATTTATGACAGCATTTCTACACTAAAACTTTCAACGGTACTGTGTCTGTAGCTTTGCAAgtaggtttcttgaagcatcttggaggCTTCGCCACAGTTCTACTGCATTTGGTCTGTCTCAGTtagttctgtttcttcatgtcatttgagacagactggatgatgatgatgagatcagatcCATGTGTAGAGCACTGGCTGTGTCAGACTTGTACAAACACAAATCTCACTGAATTATTAcgattaatggcaaaattaatgtttggaaatgtaaactgatatttcctactaATACACTACaacaaaagatagaaataactgacttaatTTTTTAGCTACGGATATAAATACATCTAATAATTTTGGAAGTAGAAAGCTGAAAACATTTACTTGAAATCAAAATCAAGTtctttgctgtcatttttgatcagttttgATGAATGCTTGCTTAATAcgcatgaataaaaaaaatctctctgaCCTCAGCCTTTTAAAGGCTTGTGTACATCACTGGAAAATAGTAAACCTTGTTCTGTGAAACGCTCGTGAGATTCGCAGCTTGTCACGGTCGAGGTTACCATCTAGAAACGGCCGTGATCCCTAGAAAAGCACAGTATCGTTTCGTTTACAATCACAGACAGCCGCGATGACTTACCCTGATGCAATGAGCGCCCGTGACTGTGCCATGGCGATTCTCTGCAGGGCGGGGCGGCTAAGGCCAGCCAGACTGCTGCGAGGCGGCACCGGGGCGGCACAAGCGGCCGAAGCCGTCGACACGGGGCCCAGGACGCGAGCAGAGGGCGTGGGAGCGCAGGTGGTCGCTGTAGATATAAGGGCGCTGGAGGGTGCAGGTGCGGTAGGGTTGGGCGCCGAGGTCGTGTGGGGTATGGCTGAAGGCGGCGGGGGTGGCGGCACAGCGGGTGGAGGAGGACGGTTGGAGGATATGGACAGGGCGGCAGTGGCTGAGCCCAGCAGGGAGAGGGAGTGTCCGAAGCCTCCGCTAGCACCCGAGGTGGAGTTCCTATGCGGAGAGAGGACTCGGGACAGGGATGGAGGGTGAGGCAGGGTAAGCGAGTACGAGTGTCCTCTCGATGGCGCTTTTGGGCTCGGCGGCTTGGGTACGGGTGGGGGCTTCCGCCCGAGAGTTTGTGCCATGCTAGGGGTCTTGACGCCCAAGACTAGCATACACTGCTGGCAGGAACACGGCTGACCCAGAGAAGTAATAGCAGAAGCTGGGAGAGCTCCGCTGGGATAGGCACTGCCGTTCCCTCCGCTGACCCCCGATACGCCCACCCCCAGGAGTCCGCCGCTTCCAGCGGACGACCACGCATGCGGTTTGGGAAGCGGGCCGGAGACGAGCGGGTAGGCCAGGTCCGAGCGCCTCTGGATGCGCCGGCGCCGTTGCGTCTGTCCGTTGATCTGCGTCATACTCTGCAGGTCTATAAGGTAGCAGAAGCCCAGCGGCGTTAAGTCCAGCCAGGGCTGCTGCCGGTCCCGGGCCGCCTGGATGGCAATGCTGACCTCGGTGTCGTACGGCGTCCACGAGCCCGAGTCGTTCTCCCATTCCCACACCCATCCCTGACCCGGAGCCGACCGCGGGTCATAGAAGCTTCGACGCACGGGTCTTAGTGTACCTGTAAGGAAGAGCAGAgatgtaaaagttgtttgatGAGTACAGTTTCCATTCTTGCCTATTTATCTTGAATTTGGACATGAAGGTAAAATAATTGCTTCACCTAAAAATTTTGCAGGCACCCTCACTTTGTGTCAAACCAATAAGACTAccgttcatcttcggaacacaaattatcTATATTTTGTTATGagcacatattaaaatgtattgtttatatatatgtatgtccACTGTACAGTGTTTCTACACAATTTTGTGAagctataaataaacatgcatgctTTATAATACATAGTTTCACTAAACCAATGTCTGTGACAAATTGTCATTTGGATTGCTTTTACAATGTCTTCTTGTACTTTTAAAGCGCAAACATCTTGGTTGTGTTAACAAAGATGaggacaaaatattaaaaggatCTTCacttgtgttctgaagatgaatggaAGATTTATAGCTGTATTATTATCgtcattgttgttttattatcattttcacaattattaatacttgtattaaaaacaaaattcactATATTGCCAAAGGTATTGGGTCACTCCCTTCTAAGGTTTGACTACTTTAGTaatatccattttttttaatagttttgaaGGGCTGAAAtgtttggggggaaaaaaacggtTGCAGTTTAATTAAAGCCTCTCAGAGGCATTTTGACTGTGTCAGTGTCTTTTTGCTGTATACACATTGTGAAAAAGTTGCAAACTTGTAAACATGTCAGCAGTGCGGACATAGTTCATACAGACTGAAAACAATGTTAGAATAGCAGTTCATAACGCAATCAATTTAGGCCGTGATACCAAGCTTGCTGCAGAAGAACTTTACTACACCTGGTTTAATTCATCATCTGAGAACACGACACCCTGAAACAGAGGTCAATTACCAAGTTATCCCAACTAAATTAACGAaacttcattttcagtttttgggTTTTCGGCCAAATGAGTCTTAAACAACGCCAAATGCAAAGATACGTCAAGGACGTTACAACGGTTAAGCGGCGGCGGAGACGCTACACCGACAGCACAAGATAACTTTTGTTGTGTCTTTCCAAAGCAAACCTCAAGAATATATTTcagacataataaaaacaaataaagcctTGTTACGTCTGTTCCAGATTCCGAAGCGCAAGAGAATCGCGCTACAGTACAATTAGTCTCAAAATTTGACAGTCCAACAACACAAAGGTTATCCATCCGAGCCCCCCTTCATGACCTCGCTCTACTACCATTCATTTTCCCATCTCCTCCTCCCTCGTGTTTTGAAGCGATGGGCCGCTACCCTTCGCCGACCCTATTCTCTCCATTCCTCCATCTTCCCATGAAGTCTAGTCAGACCCGCACAATGGCCTTTGTCAAGCATTGGGTGATGGAGACTCCCAAAATTCTGACAGCCAACAATCCACCCCTTTGTTTCGCCTTCACGTTGGCCCTCGTTACAGCTCCAAATCATTCCGTCCTTCTCGCCAGCAAAGCACTCGTGTGCATTGACGAAAATCATTAAGAGTTCATGGCAGACCCGACTGAACTCTGCACTGGATGACACATAAACAAGTGTGAATTACAAACACCAAGCTGAAAAATGACATCAAGCGATCTGGCTTGAGGAAAATGAAGAGGCTGTTGCCGAAATGAAGGTTTTGAGGCCCAGCCCATCCATTTTCACAGCACACCGAGCTCCCAAAACATCTGCAGACGTTTGCCTTCAAGCCATCTCAATACAGAGCTGAGATTATTAGCGCGTTTGATTGATCTCGGAGTAAAGGAACCGtattaatacaaatgcaatgGAGGCGCTAGAAGATGCATGTTAAAATCAGGTAGGATATCGTTCCCTCTCACCGGTATCTTGCCGAAACTGGTGCATAGACTGCAGGTCAATGATGTACGGGGATAGACGCGAGTCGACCTGGCCCAGCACCACGCTCCCGGCGCCGCGAGGGTCGCTGCGGATCACCGCCTCGATGTGATGGGACACCGCCGGGCTGTAGGGTCGCCAGCGCCCGTGCTCGTTCAGCCATTCCCAGACGACCACGGCCGAGGCTAACAACATCTCATACCTACGCGAAGAAAAATGAAATCACGTCCACAACAATGGCATCTGATAGCGTCTTGATTCAGTTCATTATTTTGCAGCGACTAATTCCCGTGTACGGCACAGGTGCGTTTATAAGCAAGCGATGCATTTGACCACAAAGGGAATGTTATGCAGCAAGCTGTGGCAAGCCACTGTAACATTTAGTCCTGAAAATAACTACTGTTCTGTGTTTCTGTAACGTGCATATTACGTATTTCCTTCGTTCatgttattatcattactagAATCGTTGGCTATTGCAGATTTactaatatgtaattattaaacaCTGGGACCTAGTATCGATTTCAGCtgatattagaaatatatttccaCCTCACCCGTCactctttttttgctttcattgatatttattaatagtaaaatgttacaattaacTATTGCAATAGACTCTAAAGTGTTTGTGTCCTATTTAGCTGTCCAAAAAAACTGTAACAGGTCCTAGCAACACCTAGAATAAGAACCACTGACTGAGTAGTAAATGATATCTTATCCACAGATACCTGTAGAACTAAGtagcaaaaatatgcaatttgtcACGATTAAGCGTGACTTTTCACTTTTAGGGTATTGCCCGATAACAAATGTAGTACTGgtagtgaaaaataaacaatcacGATAGCTACTTACTaatgataaaatgaattattagtGATATAAAACAGACAAGAGACGTTAAATGTGCAAACGGCTTGCCACAGAATGTTGTTACATGCAAGACATTTTAGTAAGGCATTTTCTTCCTTTTGCATCCTTAAGAATGACCACACTTCGATACATTATTGGGAAAGAGGATCTTTAAATGTTAGCCGTCATTAATATCCCCTCTcttcaaatatgtaaaatggTAGCCGTTTGTGATGGTGACTCGGTTACTTGTTTCATCTGTCAATTGTAACATGTTcacaacccttttttttttaacagaacgTGCACGATGCAAGCCCACCGCAAAGCAAAAGGCCCGTTTTCTCCCAAATGCGACGAATTAAGACATGCGAGCACTCACCAATAAGAGATCGTTCGCGTTTGCTCGTTT is drawn from Puntigrus tetrazona isolate hp1 chromosome 7, ASM1883169v1, whole genome shotgun sequence and contains these coding sequences:
- the dtx4a gene encoding E3 ubiquitin-protein ligase DTX4a, coding for MLLASAVVVWEWLNEHGRWRPYSPAVSHHIEAVIRSDPRGAGSVVLGQVDSRLSPYIIDLQSMHQFRQDTGTLRPVRRSFYDPRSAPGQGWVWEWENDSGSWTPYDTEVSIAIQAARDRQQPWLDLTPLGFCYLIDLQSMTQINGQTQRRRRIQRRSDLAYPLVSGPLPKPHAWSSAGSGGLLGVGVSGVSGGNGSAYPSGALPASAITSLGQPCSCQQCMLVLGVKTPSMAQTLGRKPPPVPKPPSPKAPSRGHSYSLTLPHPPSLSRVLSPHRNSTSGASGGFGHSLSLLGSATAALSISSNRPPPPAVPPPPPPSAIPHTTSAPNPTAPAPSSALISTATTCAPTPSARVLGPVSTASAACAAPVPPRSSLAGLSRPALQRIAMAQSRALIASGVPTVPVKNLNGSSPVHPALAGITGILMSAAGLPVCLTRPPKLVLHPPPVSKSDIKPVPGLGHCCRKTTKKQARKGRTSEEVVRRYLQKVRNPPEEDCTICMESLCGPSGYKGPGVGGISRAESVGRLSQCGHQYHLQCLVAMYNNGNKDGSLQCPTCKTIYGVKTGNQPPGKMEYHVIPHSLPGHPDCKTIRIIYNIPPGIQGPEHPNPGKPFTARGFPRHCYLPDSDKGRLVLKLLLVAWDRRLIFSVGTSSTTGETDTVIWNEVHHKTEFGSNLTGHGYPDSGHLDNVLEELRAQGITEEECLRD